TAGCAGCAGATGCCTCTGATGAGGAAAGAGCTTCGGACAGAAAGATGTCTGTAAGATTCACAAAATAAGAAAAGTACAAGTACATAATCTGCGTCTCTCCTCGCTTTAGGAGGGACGTTTTTTTATTTCATTAAAAATAATTACTTTTACTACATCAAAAATAAACTGATGCAAGAAACACAAAATTACATTCAAAACCACAAGAAAAGATTTTTAGACGAACTTATAGAATTGCTTAAAATAGCTTCTATTAGTGCAGACCCAGCTTATAATCAAGATGTGCTTAACTGTGCTGAAGAGGTAGCAAAACACCTAGCTAATGCGGGAGCGGATGCGGTTGAGGTGTGTGAGACCAAAGGTTATCCTATTGTATTTGGTGAGAAAATTATAGACCCATCACTTCCTACGGCATTGGTTTATGGGCATTACGATGTGCAGCCACCAGACCCTTTGGAATTGTGGGAAAGTGGTCCTTTTGAGCCTGTAGTTAAAGAAACTCCGTTGCACCCAGAAGGAGCAATTTTTGCAAGAGGAGCGGCAGACGATAAAGGTCAGTTTTTTATGCATTTAAAGGCGTTTGAAGCGATGATGAAGACCAATGTCCTCCCTTGTAATGTTAAATTTATCATAGAAGGAGAAGAGGAAGTTGGTTCGGCTAGCTTGGCGGATTTCCTTAAAGAAAACCAATCTAAACTGTCTTGTGATGTCATTCTGATTTCAGATACGGGGCTTTATTCTATGGAGCAACCTACGGTAACTACAGGGCTTAGAGGTCTTAGTTATGTAGAAGTAGAGGTGGAAGGTCCTAACCGAGATTTACATTCTGGACTTTATGGAGGGGCTGTTCCTAACCCTATCAATGTGTTGTCTAAAATGATAGGTAGTCTTATAGATGACAAAGGTAGGATAACTGTGGAAGGTTTCTATGATAATGTAGAAGTTGTTTCCCTTGAAGAAAGAGCAGAAATGAATAAACTGAAAGATGATGTAGAATCTTTTAAAAAGTCAATTGGGCTTAATGGTATACAGGGAGAAGAAGGTTATACGACTTTGGAGAGAACTTCTATTAGACCAACTTTAGATGTTAATGGTATGTGGGGAGGCTATATTGGAGAAGGTGCTAAAACCGTAATACCATCTAAGGCGTTTGCTAAAATTTCAATGAGATTAGTGCCTAACCAAACACCAGAGGAGATTACAGAGAAATTTGTAAATCACTTTAAGAAAATAGCACCAGATAGCGTTAAAGTAAAAGTAACACCATACCACGGTGGAATGCCTTATGTCTTAAAGAGCGATACCAATGAGTTTTTGGCGGCTAAAAAAGCAATGGAAAAAGCTTTTGGAAAAGAAGTTTTACCATTTAGAAGTGGTGGTAGTATCCCAATTACGGCATTGTTTGAGGAAGTTTTAGGAGCTAAATGTGTATTGATGGGCTTTGGTTTAGATACAGATGCAATACATTCTCCTAACGAACATTATGGCTTGTATAACTTCTATAAGGGGATAGAAAGTATTCCGTATTTCTTTCAATACTATACAGAGATGAAAACTAAGTAAATATAACTATACTTGGTAACATTATAAAAAAATAAGGCTGCTCTTTTAGGAGTAGCCTTATTTAGTTTGTATTCAGAGAAATTATTTAGAGATTATTTTACTCATAGAGTTGTTTTCTTTTTCTATACTGCTGTAAGACAAGTCAGACAAATCTATTTTAGAAGCTCCACTAGCACTAGCTGTTATTTTATTAGAACTTCCTTTTAGAACAGCTTTAGAAGCACCAGAAACTTCCAAAGTAGTTACATTGGCGGTGTTTATTTGACTATTGATGTTAGATGCACCGCTTACTTCAATTTTAGCACTCTTAGCGGTAATAGTTCCAGAAGTATTACTTGCACCACTGATTTCAATGGTAGTGCTATCGGCATTTAGGTTACCTTTAAAGTCACTTGCACCACTGCAACTAAGGTTGATATTTTTAGCATTAAAGTTTCCAGAAATATTAGAGGCTCCGCTCAAACGAATATCACTAGTATTGAATGTATCTTGACTTTCTACAGAAGAAGCACCGCTTACCTCCATTTTGTTGATGTTTTTGGTATAGACGATGGCTTTGGTTTTAGCATTTTTTAGAGAGGTGTTAGGCTTGTATTTTAATGTAAGCACACCATTGCTAGAAACAACGGTAAGGTAATCTAAAGCGTTAGAAGTTACCTCTACTTTCTCCTGATTAGACTTTACTAATTTAACTCCTATATTGGATTGAACTTTAAGCTGGTTAAAACTAGCCACATCAAACGTTTGGGTTTTGGTAGGAGCGTTGGTGAGATTTACTTTCTGCGAATACACGCTAACAATAAACAAGGTAAGGAACAATAAGATCCATTTTTTTAGATTTTTCATAATATACTTTTTTAGATTGTTATGTTTCAAATATAATAAAAATGATCAAATAAATTCTAAATACTTTCTATTGATATTTTTAGAT
This Riemerella anatipestifer DNA region includes the following protein-coding sequences:
- a CDS encoding dipeptidase, with amino-acid sequence MQETQNYIQNHKKRFLDELIELLKIASISADPAYNQDVLNCAEEVAKHLANAGADAVEVCETKGYPIVFGEKIIDPSLPTALVYGHYDVQPPDPLELWESGPFEPVVKETPLHPEGAIFARGAADDKGQFFMHLKAFEAMMKTNVLPCNVKFIIEGEEEVGSASLADFLKENQSKLSCDVILISDTGLYSMEQPTVTTGLRGLSYVEVEVEGPNRDLHSGLYGGAVPNPINVLSKMIGSLIDDKGRITVEGFYDNVEVVSLEERAEMNKLKDDVESFKKSIGLNGIQGEEGYTTLERTSIRPTLDVNGMWGGYIGEGAKTVIPSKAFAKISMRLVPNQTPEEITEKFVNHFKKIAPDSVKVKVTPYHGGMPYVLKSDTNEFLAAKKAMEKAFGKEVLPFRSGGSIPITALFEEVLGAKCVLMGFGLDTDAIHSPNEHYGLYNFYKGIESIPYFFQYYTEMKTK
- a CDS encoding GIN domain-containing protein, with protein sequence MKNLKKWILLFLTLFIVSVYSQKVNLTNAPTKTQTFDVASFNQLKVQSNIGVKLVKSNQEKVEVTSNALDYLTVVSSNGVLTLKYKPNTSLKNAKTKAIVYTKNINKMEVSGASSVESQDTFNTSDIRLSGASNISGNFNAKNINLSCSGASDFKGNLNADSTTIEISGASNTSGTITAKSAKIEVSGASNINSQINTANVTTLEVSGASKAVLKGSSNKITASASGASKIDLSDLSYSSIEKENNSMSKIISK